From Candidatus Zixiibacteriota bacterium, the proteins below share one genomic window:
- a CDS encoding alpha/beta hydrolase translates to MTKLSPAVKEIIKTVAFLIVVGVVVFFYMIYPLNRSKATTGRPGLDDYNPDSLVANDIAAYIEAGVCDTSLTATASICDTFWVETDGLTTIACLWLVPPAGVDSARGTIFLLHDDGADRDAMAPLARTLVDSGYCVVAYDQRAAGRSSRQYRGEGQYEADDLQEIIRHLDLRSHVIHPVVVVGWSTGADAGLLCSRNESRIDGVIAVSPYLSSERWLDVIQQRHETMWFPFSNTIMWWWYEIRSSYAAPFRELEDIRSVACRTLVMADDDIQDCDEVVRLKEVSEAALLQIGSVPITDEEMTIEILDFVVGLSEVESEAQM, encoded by the coding sequence ATGACCAAGCTATCGCCAGCTGTTAAAGAGATAATCAAGACCGTCGCTTTCTTAATTGTGGTAGGAGTAGTTGTTTTCTTCTACATGATCTATCCACTCAATCGATCCAAAGCTACCACCGGGCGTCCCGGCCTCGACGACTATAACCCGGACTCGCTGGTCGCCAACGACATAGCGGCATATATTGAGGCTGGTGTCTGCGATACTAGCCTGACCGCCACTGCCTCGATTTGTGACACATTTTGGGTTGAGACTGATGGTTTGACAACCATAGCCTGCCTGTGGCTAGTGCCCCCGGCAGGAGTCGATTCGGCAAGGGGAACGATCTTTCTGTTGCACGATGATGGTGCCGACCGTGACGCAATGGCACCTCTGGCGCGTACTCTTGTCGACTCCGGCTATTGTGTCGTGGCCTATGACCAACGTGCGGCCGGACGATCTAGTAGACAATATCGCGGCGAGGGACAGTATGAAGCAGACGATCTTCAGGAAATTATTCGTCATCTCGATCTCCGTAGTCATGTCATTCATCCGGTTGTTGTTGTCGGTTGGTCAACAGGTGCGGATGCTGGTCTGTTGTGTTCTCGAAATGAGTCCCGGATCGACGGCGTTATCGCTGTCTCGCCTTATCTTTCTTCGGAACGTTGGCTGGATGTCATCCAACAGAGACACGAAACCATGTGGTTTCCCTTCTCCAATACTATAATGTGGTGGTGGTACGAAATCCGCTCAAGCTATGCCGCCCCATTCCGCGAGTTGGAAGATATTCGTTCGGTTGCCTGCCGGACACTAGTGATGGCCGATGATGACATCCAGGATTGTGACGAAGTTGTCCGACTAAAGGAAGTCTCGGAGGCGGCTCTGCTTCAGATTGGTTCGGTGCCGATCACGGATGAAGAAATGACAATTGAGATACTCGATTTCGTCGTGGGATTGTCGGAAGTGGAATCGGAGGCTCAAATGTGA
- a CDS encoding TIGR00300 family protein, whose amino-acid sequence MNMFIIEQTVVTEGHLIDSGLMRKIFDTIIADGGKFEMLDFRIGTNNDEFSHARLKITCETAVHMNTILQKLSSLGCQIETDDEVALQAAPADGVVPPDFYSSTNHITQVRHHGVWIEVDKIRMDGVIVVDGGVASIKKFRSVKKGDKVATGLSGIKVKPEFVERDRSIFTFMSGEVSTERQVRLAVNQVADIIESNKKRIGVVAGPVVVHTGGAGDLSRLIDSGHIDALLSGNALAVHDIEANLYGTSLGIDNKTGKPVEMGHRNHLRAINEVRRAGSIANLVSEGTLTDGVMHSVVKTGIPYSLAGSLRDDGPLPETITDMNEAQEDYARILADLDVVMMLSSMLHSIAAGNMIPARILTICVDINPAVVTKLKDRGSMQTIGIVTDVGLFLHLLANRLDSSH is encoded by the coding sequence ATGAACATGTTCATAATAGAACAAACAGTTGTCACCGAGGGTCACCTGATCGACTCCGGGTTGATGCGCAAGATATTCGACACCATCATTGCCGATGGCGGTAAGTTCGAGATGCTTGATTTTCGGATTGGCACCAACAACGATGAGTTCTCCCATGCCCGACTGAAAATCACATGTGAGACTGCGGTCCACATGAACACTATCCTTCAGAAACTCTCCAGTCTTGGTTGTCAGATCGAAACTGACGACGAGGTTGCTCTTCAGGCCGCCCCCGCCGACGGTGTTGTCCCGCCGGATTTCTATAGCTCCACCAATCATATCACTCAGGTTCGCCACCACGGCGTCTGGATCGAAGTAGACAAAATTCGAATGGACGGCGTGATCGTTGTTGATGGTGGTGTTGCCAGCATAAAGAAATTCCGATCCGTAAAGAAGGGCGACAAGGTCGCCACCGGCTTGTCCGGTATCAAGGTCAAACCAGAGTTTGTTGAGCGCGATCGTTCTATCTTCACCTTTATGTCCGGTGAAGTCTCCACCGAACGTCAGGTCCGTTTGGCAGTGAACCAGGTAGCCGACATTATAGAGAGCAATAAAAAGAGAATAGGCGTGGTGGCTGGTCCGGTAGTGGTCCATACCGGTGGTGCTGGGGACCTCTCGCGACTTATTGATAGCGGACATATCGACGCCCTGTTATCGGGCAACGCTCTGGCGGTACATGATATAGAGGCTAATCTCTACGGTACTTCACTTGGTATCGACAACAAAACCGGCAAACCGGTTGAAATGGGCCATCGTAATCATCTGCGCGCTATCAACGAAGTTCGCCGCGCCGGGTCTATTGCCAACCTTGTTTCCGAGGGTACTCTTACCGATGGGGTCATGCACTCGGTCGTCAAGACTGGTATTCCTTATTCCCTGGCCGGCTCGTTGCGCGATGACGGTCCTCTTCCCGAGACGATTACCGATATGAATGAAGCACAGGAAGACTACGCCCGAATTCTGGCCGATCTTGATGTGGTGATGATGCTGTCGTCAATGTTGCACAGTATCGCCGCCGGTAACATGATCCCCGCGAGGATTCTGACAATCTGCGTGGACATCAATCCAGCCGTCGTGACCAAACTGAAAGACCGGGGGTCTATGCAGACAATTGGTATTGTCACCGATGTAGGATTATTCTTGCACTTGCTGGCCAACCGGCTGGACAGCTCTCACTGA
- a CDS encoding iron-sulfur cluster assembly scaffold protein, translating into MYNDTVLDHFQNPRNTGELENPNGIGQVGNPACGDVMKMFIRVENGILVDVRHKTFGCAAAIACSSITSELAVGKNIDEASKLTREEVAIALNGLPERKMDCSNLAPDALRAAIDNYRNCTEK; encoded by the coding sequence ATGTACAACGATACTGTTCTGGACCATTTTCAGAATCCACGTAATACTGGCGAACTGGAGAACCCCAACGGAATTGGGCAGGTTGGCAATCCGGCTTGCGGTGATGTGATGAAAATGTTCATCCGGGTCGAGAATGGAATACTGGTCGATGTGAGACACAAAACATTCGGATGTGCCGCCGCTATAGCCTGTAGTTCAATAACGTCCGAGTTGGCTGTGGGTAAAAACATTGACGAGGCATCAAAGTTGACCCGCGAAGAAGTAGCCATTGCTCTAAACGGATTACCTGAGCGAAAGATGGACTGCTCCAACCTGGCTCCCGATGCCCTGCGAGCAGCTATAGATAACTATCGCAATTGTACTGAAAAATGA